A genomic stretch from Chthoniobacterales bacterium includes:
- a CDS encoding glycosyltransferase family 2 protein: MSALLASVVIPTRNRHHSLRETLTALAAQDMRDFEVVVIDDGSAPPVTADIVPSNAALDVRIINEENAGPSAARNRGAREARGNILAFTDDDCRPRPQWLGRLTEELASHPKALVGSLTCNGLTGNNWSTTSQLIVDLVYEHFNANTENAYFLTSNNFACARELFLETGGFDTEFALAGAEDRDFCDRWRLAHRPIRLIPEPLVDHYHAQTFRKFLDLHYRYGRGAYLYQAKRKRRGSGTMADDLGFHRALLRSVPQRLKDSGPAASAGLLFGIGLWQIANLAGFVSAASES, encoded by the coding sequence ATGAGTGCGCTCCTTGCCAGCGTGGTGATTCCCACCCGCAATCGTCACCACTCTCTGCGGGAGACCCTGACCGCGCTGGCCGCCCAAGACATGCGCGACTTCGAAGTTGTGGTGATCGACGACGGCAGCGCGCCACCGGTGACAGCAGATATTGTTCCGTCCAATGCCGCTTTGGATGTGCGGATCATCAACGAGGAGAACGCCGGTCCTTCGGCAGCGCGCAACCGCGGCGCGCGCGAAGCACGCGGAAATATTCTGGCCTTCACCGACGATGACTGCCGACCCCGACCGCAGTGGCTTGGGCGTCTGACCGAGGAACTTGCCTCCCATCCGAAAGCGCTGGTCGGCTCCCTCACTTGCAACGGTCTTACGGGAAACAATTGGTCGACCACTAGCCAGTTGATCGTGGATCTCGTCTACGAGCACTTCAATGCCAACACGGAAAACGCATATTTTCTGACCAGCAACAATTTCGCCTGTGCGCGCGAGCTGTTTTTGGAGACAGGGGGCTTTGACACCGAATTCGCCCTTGCCGGAGCCGAGGATCGCGATTTCTGCGACCGTTGGCGGCTCGCCCACCGACCGATCCGGCTCATCCCCGAGCCCTTGGTCGATCACTATCACGCGCAAACGTTCCGAAAGTTTCTCGATCTGCATTACCGTTACGGGCGCGGCGCCTACCTTTACCAAGCCAAACGTAAACGGCGCGGCTCGGGCACCATGGCTGATGATCTGGGCTTTCACCGCGCATTGCTCCGGTCCGTCCCCCAGCGATTGAAAGATTCGGGGCCGGCTGCCTCGGCCGGATTGCTCTTCGGCATCGGACTTTGGCAAATAGCGAACTTGGCCGGGTTCGTCTCCGCAGCCAGCGAATCCTGA
- a CDS encoding MFS transporter — translation MRPPSDLAFPTQPARAKAGVTGNSALLGRAVSVESSSPKTFWPSVVLTCVAAVHGAVLSLRLPPRLILNDELQFSRMAFALLGFTLVQGLSLPVWGALSDRFGRQKVIIYSLGLTLITAVLGYAPMLGMRLSPQFVFAVLSGLTMAGLPLAVAYSFSLIKEGPRHHVMATAVCAFFAGVAIMLLLRVATFSLPVSSINLATSTIVLLAAAATLTLTIYLLPLARPTSVSFTGMNALHGLWHGFAESNRGSYARWWKAYLGFSAAAAGIVMTSLPGFSVNHDVFSAHVGPLVVSLLSAAAASLATAHFVGRRNIGERIAAISATISILAASVVLYLASSQPAGLWSAGVLCGSGLGSVIVLGVIYFATRAKQRSAGAELGAICAIWTAALLCGMLLALLTFKDDPQVPPCVAIVCSVMALAAGCLATRRPVSKSEADL, via the coding sequence ATTCGACCGCCATCCGATCTTGCCTTCCCAACTCAGCCGGCGCGTGCAAAAGCAGGCGTGACTGGGAACTCAGCGCTGTTAGGAAGAGCGGTGTCCGTGGAAAGTTCCTCGCCAAAAACATTTTGGCCTTCGGTTGTGCTCACGTGTGTGGCCGCGGTCCACGGCGCTGTGCTCTCTCTGAGGCTGCCTCCGAGGTTGATCCTGAACGACGAACTGCAATTCAGCCGGATGGCTTTTGCCTTGCTTGGTTTTACTCTCGTTCAGGGCCTCTCGCTTCCAGTATGGGGGGCTCTTTCGGACCGCTTTGGCCGGCAGAAAGTGATCATCTACTCACTGGGATTGACTCTGATCACTGCAGTCTTGGGCTATGCCCCGATGCTCGGCATGCGTCTCTCTCCGCAGTTTGTCTTCGCTGTGCTGAGTGGGTTGACCATGGCCGGCTTGCCTTTAGCCGTGGCTTACTCTTTCAGCCTGATCAAGGAGGGACCAAGGCACCATGTTATGGCGACTGCGGTCTGCGCTTTCTTCGCGGGAGTTGCCATTATGTTGCTGCTCAGGGTGGCCACGTTCTCTCTTCCGGTCAGCAGTATCAACCTCGCAACCTCGACCATTGTTCTACTTGCAGCTGCGGCAACTTTGACACTCACCATCTACCTGCTTCCCTTGGCGCGACCGACATCGGTGTCTTTCACAGGCATGAATGCACTCCATGGTCTCTGGCATGGATTCGCCGAATCCAACCGCGGTTCCTACGCGCGATGGTGGAAAGCCTATCTAGGTTTTTCTGCCGCGGCTGCGGGAATCGTGATGACATCTCTCCCGGGATTTTCTGTGAACCATGATGTTTTCTCCGCGCATGTGGGCCCGCTTGTGGTGAGTCTGCTTTCTGCCGCGGCTGCATCGCTGGCCACGGCGCATTTCGTCGGTCGTCGCAACATTGGCGAGCGTATCGCCGCGATTTCAGCAACAATCTCCATTTTGGCCGCTTCGGTCGTGCTTTATCTCGCATCAAGTCAACCCGCTGGTCTCTGGAGCGCCGGTGTTCTCTGCGGTTCGGGTCTGGGTAGCGTTATCGTGCTCGGGGTTATCTACTTTGCCACCCGCGCCAAGCAACGAAGCGCCGGGGCCGAGCTCGGGGCGATCTGCGCGATTTGGACTGCCGCCTTGTTGTGCGGAATGTTGTTGGCCCTGCTGACATTCAAGGACGACCCGCAAGTCCCGCCTTGCGTTGCGATCGTGTGTTCCGTGATGGCGCTCGCTGCCGGGTGTCTGGCCACCCGCAGGCCTGTGTCGAAATCTGAAGCTGACCTTTAG
- a CDS encoding lipopolysaccharide biosynthesis protein has protein sequence MIDPNNSRAHAAMGSVIQVATRLGVLLLGALLMAYLTRRLGTAEYGRYAVAVMLVNWLTIGIAVATGSTTVRLVAGQQHGRRYAVTLAQTVALFSAAIGAVVAGFAGPIADLFRSPNIAPLLRLLSLDLALGTVAGIYVNVLIARGRYALSAATSLSAACAQLLTAFFFVERGYLALGACAAAVIGSAVQLALGRAVSGIPFFSRDRVAFGDLWGHARLLAGAQLALRVTQSMDLLAVKYFANSAALAGLYAGGQNISQAGFMLFGPTQNVLLRSMAKSRSDGNIEEACKTATLYLRGAMTYGALLCALSVKAKDIALFLLGPVFADSGTVLAILLWAVAFRVVAGTGRTLIAAVGEKASIMVPLLLLIALGLIAYAIAIPRGGIMAAAWVALALAISAGLTSLREGLRLAGIGFPWASLARIVCAAGSAAAVAAIVPSDGWRVLVSLSAACLTYAAMLVLLNEWRSGNNHLRSLRNTLGG, from the coding sequence GTGATCGATCCAAACAATTCGCGCGCACACGCTGCCATGGGCAGTGTGATTCAAGTTGCCACCCGCCTTGGCGTGCTGCTGCTCGGCGCGCTGCTTATGGCTTATCTCACCCGCAGGCTCGGAACGGCCGAATACGGCCGCTACGCCGTGGCAGTGATGCTGGTCAATTGGCTCACCATCGGTATTGCCGTCGCCACCGGGAGCACCACGGTGCGTTTGGTCGCAGGACAGCAGCATGGTCGACGCTACGCGGTAACCTTGGCGCAAACCGTGGCCCTCTTCTCCGCTGCTATCGGCGCCGTCGTGGCGGGATTCGCCGGCCCGATCGCCGATCTTTTTCGTTCGCCGAATATTGCACCGCTTCTTCGGCTTCTATCTCTCGACCTGGCGCTGGGAACGGTGGCAGGAATCTACGTCAATGTGTTGATCGCGCGGGGGCGCTACGCACTGAGCGCAGCAACCTCTCTTTCGGCCGCCTGCGCGCAGTTGCTGACGGCTTTCTTTTTCGTCGAGCGCGGCTACCTCGCGCTTGGTGCGTGCGCTGCAGCGGTGATTGGATCCGCGGTCCAACTTGCTTTGGGACGCGCAGTCAGCGGGATACCGTTTTTCAGCCGCGACCGCGTCGCGTTCGGCGACCTCTGGGGTCACGCACGGCTTTTGGCCGGTGCACAACTGGCTTTGCGAGTCACCCAAAGCATGGACCTGCTCGCCGTGAAATATTTCGCAAACTCGGCCGCCCTGGCCGGTCTTTACGCCGGCGGGCAGAATATCAGCCAAGCCGGATTCATGCTGTTTGGTCCGACGCAGAATGTGCTTCTCCGATCGATGGCCAAGTCGCGCAGCGATGGAAACATCGAAGAAGCCTGCAAAACAGCGACCCTCTATCTGCGGGGGGCTATGACCTACGGCGCGCTGCTGTGCGCCCTGTCCGTGAAGGCAAAAGACATTGCCCTTTTCCTGCTCGGTCCGGTATTTGCCGATTCGGGCACTGTCCTTGCCATCCTGCTTTGGGCTGTGGCTTTCCGCGTTGTCGCCGGCACAGGCCGGACATTGATCGCTGCCGTGGGCGAAAAGGCCTCCATCATGGTGCCGCTGCTGCTGCTTATCGCCCTTGGACTAATCGCCTATGCCATCGCCATCCCGCGCGGCGGAATCATGGCCGCAGCTTGGGTCGCGCTGGCGTTGGCTATAAGCGCGGGTCTCACCTCGCTGCGCGAGGGTCTGCGGCTTGCGGGTATTGGTTTTCCTTGGGCCTCGCTGGCGCGGATCGTTTGTGCGGCTGGCTCGGCTGCTGCGGTGGCCGCAATTGTTCCGAGCGATGGCTGGCGCGTTCTTGTCAGTCTGAGTGCTGCTTGCCTGACCTACGCAGCGATGCTGGTTCTTCTAAACGAGTGGCGATCGGGCAACAACCACCTTCGTTCCCTGAGAAATACCCTCGGTGGCTAA
- a CDS encoding sulfotransferase domain-containing protein: protein MRQGTTTSAARLPDFLLIGATKAGTSSLDFYLSLHPEIHMARPKEPRYFVDDAEPFGRWSRGEAWYRSLFASPKRLAGETSPYYTDTPAEMNVARRAAHLLPGAKIIYVVREPMARLRSHFLMLHRNGREHESLPACLARQPEPRLLLASLYATQLAEWRRFYPPERILVLDCHDLETWRRETMRRVFEFLGVNPDFRSVLFAHRRNVTKQQIIPTTSGRRILQSRPMRYAERTLPDPVFYHLKNIVLRPFAGNLPETSLPPGVEETLRKRLRDEVVRLREMSGETLRSLG from the coding sequence ATGCGCCAAGGCACCACGACTTCCGCGGCGCGCTTGCCGGATTTTCTCCTCATCGGGGCGACGAAGGCGGGAACGAGCAGTTTGGATTTTTATTTATCTCTCCACCCGGAGATCCACATGGCGCGGCCGAAAGAGCCTCGTTACTTCGTCGACGATGCGGAACCCTTCGGCCGCTGGTCCCGCGGGGAAGCCTGGTATCGCTCTCTTTTCGCATCTCCGAAGCGCTTGGCCGGGGAAACATCGCCCTATTACACCGACACACCAGCGGAAATGAACGTGGCCCGCCGGGCCGCGCACCTGTTGCCCGGCGCGAAAATAATCTACGTCGTGCGTGAGCCCATGGCGCGGTTGCGATCACACTTCCTCATGCTGCATCGCAACGGACGGGAGCACGAAAGTTTGCCTGCGTGTCTGGCGCGCCAACCGGAACCGCGTCTGTTGCTCGCCTCGCTCTATGCCACGCAACTGGCGGAGTGGCGCAGATTCTATCCGCCGGAGCGCATCTTGGTCCTGGACTGCCACGATCTGGAGACCTGGAGGCGTGAGACCATGCGGCGTGTTTTTGAGTTTCTCGGAGTGAATCCGGACTTTCGTTCGGTGTTGTTCGCCCATCGACGCAATGTGACAAAGCAGCAAATTATCCCGACCACTTCCGGACGACGGATTTTGCAATCGAGGCCCATGCGTTACGCTGAACGAACATTGCCTGATCCGGTCTTTTACCATTTGAAAAACATTGTCCTCAGGCCGTTCGCGGGCAATTTGCCGGAAACAAGTCTGCCGCCCGGCGTCGAGGAGACGTTACGGAAACGTTTGCGCGACGAAGTGGTGCGTCTGCGGGAAATGTCCGGCGAGACTTTGCGCTCTTTGGGCTGA
- a CDS encoding glycosyltransferase, whose protein sequence is MPPRFSVLIPTYERAALLPALLEAWAGIEPPRGGYEIILADDGSSSPPMQLVEFYASRIPLKFLQLPHGGVSATRQAALEVCQGEFALITDDDCRPTPGLLRAYEDALKEFPERALGGPVINLLTGNIYSETTQTITTYVAKAWNSGPDGPVFFTGSNFLLPRKALEKIGGFDRAWTSRTGEDRDLCRRWAEAGLSMAYVPEAVMGHAHALDFPAFIRQHFHYGQGRSRSEVRRKKRGAGAPAWSGPGFYAGLFLAPWRAFPPLKAAQACLLTACSQVATVCGSMQACLVHKRDGV, encoded by the coding sequence GTGCCTCCCCGCTTCTCCGTCTTGATCCCCACCTACGAGCGCGCGGCACTATTGCCGGCATTGCTCGAAGCGTGGGCAGGCATTGAACCGCCGCGCGGCGGATACGAGATCATTCTGGCAGATGACGGAAGCAGCTCGCCTCCCATGCAGCTTGTCGAATTCTACGCCTCGAGGATTCCGCTGAAGTTTTTGCAACTTCCACACGGGGGAGTATCCGCCACACGCCAAGCCGCACTTGAAGTATGCCAAGGTGAGTTTGCCCTCATCACCGATGACGACTGCCGTCCGACACCCGGCTTGCTTCGTGCTTACGAAGATGCGCTCAAGGAGTTTCCGGAGCGCGCCCTGGGAGGACCGGTCATCAATCTTCTCACGGGCAACATCTACTCGGAAACGACGCAAACAATCACTACTTACGTCGCCAAGGCTTGGAATTCTGGACCGGACGGCCCCGTGTTTTTCACCGGCAGCAATTTTCTTTTGCCGCGCAAGGCGCTCGAAAAAATCGGGGGCTTCGACCGCGCTTGGACGAGCCGCACCGGCGAAGATCGCGATCTCTGCCGCCGTTGGGCGGAAGCCGGACTGTCCATGGCCTACGTGCCCGAGGCCGTGATGGGACACGCACACGCTTTGGATTTCCCCGCTTTTATCCGACAGCATTTCCACTACGGCCAAGGCCGCTCTCGTAGCGAAGTCCGTCGCAAAAAGCGTGGCGCGGGCGCACCGGCTTGGAGCGGCCCGGGTTTTTACGCGGGGCTCTTCCTCGCGCCTTGGCGGGCGTTTCCGCCACTGAAAGCCGCACAAGCCTGCTTGCTCACCGCCTGCAGCCAAGTGGCCACGGTCTGTGGATCAATGCAGGCTTGTCTGGTCCATAAGCGTGATGGAGTTTGA
- a CDS encoding NAD(P)/FAD-dependent oxidoreductase, giving the protein MPLPAHAPCAVVGAGPAGLTAAFELTRHGHKPLVLEASDYIGGISRTHRWNGNRLDIGGHRFFTKSEDVKRLWSEMMDEPMLKVPRLSRIFYHGKFFQYPLQICNTLSNLGLLESFMMVASYARAKMKPDLPEESFEQWVRNRFGDRLYRTFFKTYTEKVWGIPCTEIRADWAAQRIHGLSFVTAVMNALRNSGKVKSLIKTFDYPRLGPGMLWEAAARKIGERGGTVLNGTRVTRLRHENGRVTSIDIGTNGTTQTVTVDAMVSTMPLSTLARQLDPVAPAHVLEAADGLKYRDFLIVALACKKADVFPDNWIYIHSPEVRVGRIQNFRSWSADLVAPGNGTTLGMEYFCSRGDDLWSMDDQDLIALAKREIASLGLVAESELTEGHVVRELNAYPVYDAAYREHVDTLREYFTKHFTNLQTAGRNGMHRYNNQDHSMLAGHHAALTILGRKDLDPWEVNTERSYYEEQVLTPDSKHEGTDILIADKAPPHETV; this is encoded by the coding sequence ATGCCCCTTCCAGCGCACGCACCCTGCGCAGTAGTCGGAGCCGGCCCTGCCGGGCTGACCGCTGCGTTCGAACTGACCCGACACGGACACAAGCCTCTCGTGCTCGAGGCCTCCGACTACATCGGTGGGATCTCGCGCACGCATCGCTGGAACGGCAACCGTCTCGACATCGGCGGACACCGCTTCTTCACCAAAAGCGAGGACGTGAAACGGCTGTGGTCCGAGATGATGGACGAGCCGATGCTCAAAGTTCCGCGCCTCTCGCGTATTTTTTACCACGGCAAATTCTTCCAATACCCCCTGCAGATCTGCAACACACTCTCCAACCTTGGTCTCCTCGAGAGCTTCATGATGGTCGCGAGCTATGCACGCGCCAAAATGAAGCCCGATTTGCCTGAGGAATCCTTCGAGCAGTGGGTGCGCAACCGTTTTGGTGACCGCCTTTACCGCACGTTTTTCAAAACCTACACGGAAAAAGTCTGGGGCATTCCTTGCACCGAGATCCGCGCCGATTGGGCGGCGCAACGCATCCACGGGCTCAGCTTCGTCACCGCCGTGATGAATGCCCTGCGCAACAGCGGCAAAGTTAAGTCGCTCATCAAGACCTTTGACTATCCGCGCTTGGGGCCAGGCATGCTCTGGGAAGCTGCGGCGCGTAAGATTGGCGAACGCGGAGGAACCGTCCTCAACGGCACGCGCGTCACCCGCCTCCGGCACGAGAACGGCCGCGTCACCTCGATCGATATTGGAACAAACGGCACCACGCAGACCGTCACCGTCGATGCCATGGTCTCGACCATGCCTTTGTCCACGCTCGCCCGCCAACTCGACCCCGTGGCGCCAGCGCATGTGCTCGAGGCGGCTGACGGACTCAAATACCGCGACTTCCTCATCGTTGCGCTCGCCTGCAAAAAAGCCGATGTCTTCCCCGACAACTGGATTTACATCCACTCACCGGAAGTCCGCGTCGGACGCATCCAAAATTTCCGCAGCTGGTCGGCGGATCTCGTCGCTCCCGGCAACGGCACAACGCTCGGCATGGAATACTTCTGCTCCCGCGGCGACGACCTCTGGAGCATGGACGACCAGGACCTCATCGCCTTGGCCAAGCGGGAAATCGCATCGCTCGGACTTGTTGCCGAGAGTGAGCTAACCGAAGGCCACGTCGTTCGCGAACTCAACGCCTATCCCGTCTACGACGCCGCCTACCGCGAGCACGTCGATACGTTGCGCGAATATTTCACAAAGCATTTCACCAATCTTCAGACCGCCGGCCGCAACGGTATGCACCGCTACAACAACCAAGACCACTCCATGCTCGCCGGCCACCACGCCGCCCTGACGATTCTCGGGCGCAAAGACCTCGACCCTTGGGAGGTCAACACCGAGCGCAGCTACTACGAGGAACAAGTCCTCACGCCTGACAGCAAACACGAAGGCACCGACATCCTTATCGCCGACAAAGCCCCGCCGCACGAAACGGTCTGA
- a CDS encoding glycosyltransferase yields the protein MNPPSSFSLVITAHRAGTMLTACLASAAKLDPPPEEVIVTIDGTDPAVPAAANSHGFRVVSNPSAPGVSATRNAGAKVATGDIIVFADSDVLLTPDHIGRLAKTFAQHPETAAVIGSYDAKPSAPGFVSRYRNLLHHYTHQHGSPEAQTFWAGCGAIRRKAFNEVGGFDENFRKPSVEDIELGYRLRKAGHRIRLVPSWQVKHLKKWTFGDLVFTDIGRRAIPWTRLLQREDRLDNDLNIDRRSRISAMLVCAGLGSSACGFFWHPAILVGAASLATATAINWPFYRFLASCGGWLFAVASIPLHWVYFVAGAIGFVAGYLGLRPRRLKR from the coding sequence ATGAACCCGCCAAGTAGCTTCAGCCTTGTCATCACCGCACATCGCGCGGGGACGATGCTGACTGCTTGCTTAGCGAGCGCGGCGAAATTGGATCCTCCTCCAGAGGAAGTGATTGTCACCATCGATGGCACGGATCCGGCAGTGCCTGCTGCGGCAAATTCGCACGGCTTCCGCGTCGTCAGCAACCCGAGTGCTCCAGGTGTTTCTGCCACGCGAAATGCGGGAGCCAAAGTAGCGACGGGCGACATCATCGTCTTTGCCGACTCGGATGTGTTGCTCACGCCGGATCATATTGGCCGTCTCGCGAAGACTTTCGCGCAACACCCCGAGACGGCGGCAGTCATCGGCTCTTATGACGCCAAGCCCTCTGCACCCGGGTTCGTCTCGCGTTACCGCAATCTGCTGCACCATTACACGCACCAACACGGATCGCCCGAAGCGCAGACCTTTTGGGCGGGATGCGGCGCCATTCGACGGAAAGCCTTCAACGAAGTTGGCGGCTTCGATGAAAATTTCCGGAAACCTTCCGTGGAGGACATCGAGCTTGGTTACCGCCTGCGCAAAGCAGGCCATCGCATCCGCCTCGTTCCCTCGTGGCAGGTAAAGCATCTGAAAAAATGGACCTTCGGCGACTTGGTCTTCACCGACATCGGGCGTCGTGCCATTCCATGGACCCGTCTGCTCCAGCGCGAGGACCGCTTGGACAATGACCTGAACATCGACCGCCGATCTCGAATCAGCGCAATGCTCGTGTGTGCGGGTCTTGGGTCTTCGGCCTGCGGATTTTTCTGGCATCCAGCTATTCTCGTCGGTGCCGCATCGCTTGCGACTGCCACGGCGATCAACTGGCCGTTCTACCGGTTTCTGGCGAGCTGCGGCGGATGGCTCTTCGCGGTCGCATCAATCCCTCTGCACTGGGTGTATTTCGTGGCAGGCGCGATCGGTTTTGTCGCGGGTTACCTCGGGCTCCGTCCCCGGCGCCTCAAACGCTAG